A region from the Fusarium musae strain F31 chromosome 1, whole genome shotgun sequence genome encodes:
- the TVP23 gene encoding Golgi apparatus membrane protein tvp23 (EggNog:ENOG41), with protein sequence MPCSKCPDLLSRSVDHKKHVRIVPQASSAAQSTNLPGRIMIFIITILLLAADFYYIKNIAGRRLVGLRWWNEVDPQTGESQWVFESSEPGTKTVNPTDSRFFWLALYIQPMLWVLMAILALVRLQFLWLPLVVIALVLTIMNTLAFSRCDKFSNASSIAGSAFGTGNLAGSLASNMVSNWFSRS encoded by the exons ATGCCCTGCAGCAAGTGTCCTGATCTACTTTCTCGGTCTGTGGATCATAAAAAGCATGTGCGTATCGTCCCTCAGGCCTCTTCAGCCGCGCAGAGCACTAATCTTCCTGGTAggatcatgatcttcatcattacgattctcctcctcgccgccGACTTCTACTACATCAAGAACATTGCCGGTCGTCGACTTGTAGGTCTGCGATGGTGGAATGAGGTCGATCCCCAAACGGGAGAGTCGCAGTGGGTATTTGAGAGCAGCGAGCCAGGTACCAAGACTGTCAACCCGACTGATAGCCGCTTTTTCTGGCTTGCTCTGTATATCCAACCTATGTTGTGGGTTCTCATGGCTattcttgctcttgtgcGACTGCAGTTCTTGTGGTTGCCCCTCGTTG TTATTGCTCTTGTCCTCACCATCATGAACACTCTAGCCTTCTCGCGATGTGACAAGTTCAGCAACGCTTCCAGCATCGCTGGAAGCGCTTTTGGAACTGGCAATCTGGCCGGAAGCCTCGCAAGCAACATGGTCA